The proteins below come from a single Balaenoptera musculus isolate JJ_BM4_2016_0621 chromosome 1, mBalMus1.pri.v3, whole genome shotgun sequence genomic window:
- the ITLN2 gene encoding LOW QUALITY PROTEIN: intelectin-2 (The sequence of the model RefSeq protein was modified relative to this genomic sequence to represent the inferred CDS: deleted 1 base in 1 codon), whose translation MHGRQGPGTRFCLLLFLSLATRGPSAAATHSPETFWESKTCASFLCFLPRSIKEIKESCGEASDGLYFLHTENGVIYQTFCDMTSGDGSWTLVACVHENHMPGKCTVGDRWSSQQGSRADCPEGDGNWANTFGSAEAATSDTGLNPGYYDIQAQDMGTWHVPNKSPLQHWRNSSLRRYHTNISFFPNLGHNLFELYQKYPVKYGSGSCQTDNSPAIPVVYDFADAEKTASYYSPIGQREFVAGFVQFRVFNNDRAANALCAGMRVTGCNTEHHCIGREGFFPEANPMQCGDFSSFDWNGYGAHSGYSCSRETTEAVVLLFYL comes from the exons ATGCACGGGAGACAG GGGCCAGGGACCAGATTCTGCCTCCTGCTGTTCCTCTCTTTGGCCACCAGAGGGCCGAGTGCAG CAGCGACCCATTCTCCTGAGACATTTTGGGAGAGCAAAACCTGTGCTTctttcctgtgtttcctgcctagaagcatcaaggaaatcaaagaaagttGTGGTGAAGCAAGTG ATGGCCTGTATTTCCTCCACACTGAGAATGGCGTCATCTACCAGACCTTCTGTGACATGACCTCTGGAGATGGCAGCTGGACCCTAGTGGCCTGTGTGCACGAGAACCACATGCCTGGGAAATGCACGGTAGGTGATCGCTGGTCGAGTCAGCAGGGCAGCAGGGCAGACTGCCCAGAGGGGGATGGCAACTGGGCCAACACGTTTGGGTCTGCAGAGGCGGCCACCAGTGATACAGGGTTG AACCCTGGTTACTATGACATCCAGGCCCAGGACATGGGCACGTGGCATGTGCCCAACAAGTCCCCCCTGCAGCACTGGAGGAACAGCTCCCTGCGGAGGTACCACACCAACATTAGCTTCTTCCCGAATCTGGGACACAATCTGTTTGAACTCTACCAG AAATACCCAGTGAAGTACGGATCAGGGAGCTGTCAGACTGACAACAGCCCAGCTATTCCTGTGGTCTATGACTTTGCTGATGCTGAGAAAACTGCATCTTATTACTCACCAATTGGTCAGC GGGAATTTGTTGCAGGATTTGTCCAGTTCAGGGTGTTTAATAATGATAGAGCAGCC AATGCCCTGTGTGCTGGGATGAGAGTCACTGGTTGCAACACTGAGCAc cactGCATCGGCAGAGAAGGATTCTTCCCAGAGGCCAATCCCATGCAGTGTGGGGACTTCTCCTCCTTTGACTGGAATGGATATGGAGCTCACAGTGGTTACAGCTGCAGCCGGGAAACAACTGAGGCAGTTGTGCTCTTGTTCTACCTCTGA